GTCTTGATAAAGCGCAAGCAAGCGCTCCAGTTCTCGGGCTTTTGGCTCGCGGGCGACACACGAGCGGAACGCGAAGGTGGCGCGCCTGGCCGGGTCAGGCCCAACCATTGTCGTGACTCTCCGCGCGAGGACCTGAGCCGCCTCGACGAACGCCGGATCGTTGAGCGTGTTCAGCGCTTGCAACGGCGTGTTCGTCCGCGGGCGGCGCGTGCAAGCGTACTCGCGGCTCGGCGCATCGAATGACATGAACGCCGGATACGGCGACGTCCGCTTCCAATACGTGTAAAGGCCGCGACGGTATTTGTCTTCGCCTTTGCTGATCGTCCATTTTTCGTCGCCGTAAATCTGGGTCCAGATGCCGTCGGGCTGGTGTGGATACACACTGGGGCCGCCGATCTTAGGCTTGAGAAGTCCGCTCGCCGCCAGAATCACGTCCCGCACCGTTTCCGCCGACGCGCGGAACCTTGGCCCGCGGGCGTAGAATCGATTCGCCGGATCGCGTTCCAGCAGTTCCGGCGTCGCGCGCGACGATTGCTGGTACGTCGCCGAGTTGACGATCAAGCGATGCAAGGTTTTCAGATCCCAGCCCGACAACATGAATTGGGTCGCCAGCCAATCCAGCAACTCCGGATGGGTCGGCGGCGTGCCTTGCGTGCCAAAATCCTCGACGGTTTCCACAAGGCCGCGTCCGAAGTACTCGAACCAAATCCGGTTCACAATGACGCGCGCGGTCAACGGATTGTTCGGATCGACGAGCCATCTCGCCAGCGTCAGGCGATTCAGCGGCGCGCCTTCGGGCAACGACTGGAGAATCTCCGGCACGCCTTGGGAAACTTTGTCGCCTCTGCTCATGAAATTGCCCCGAACATGAATGTGCGTCTCGCGCGGCTTTTCCTGCTCTTTCATCACGAGCGTGGTCGGGATTTCCTTCTTAAGCTGTTCCTCGATTTTCTTCTGCTGGGCCAGTGCCTCCCGTGTTTCCTTCAATTCGGGCGCAATGGAGCGGTAGTAAGCGGACAAATCTTCCTTTTGCTTGGGGGTGCGCTCGCGCGGCGCGACGCTGAGAATCTTCAACGTGGCGGCAGGCAGGATCGTTTCAGGCACCGGACGCTCGTTGGTTGTGAGCGAAAGTCGAAAGCGGCCCAAGTTGGCATCGCTGAAGTTGGAATCGTGTCTCAAGACCACGGTTAGCGTCGATCCGTTTTCGAAGCCGATTGGTTTCTCGGTTCCAAAGACAGCGTAGCGCTCGATGCGAAAGCCATCCTTCCCGGCATCGATGGCCCAGCCCGGACCAGTCTTGCCGTCAATCAGGTTCGTCACGCTGTGATCCTTCTGCGTGAAATCCGCTCCGGCCGTCTTGAAAGTGACGGCTTCCGCGCCCTTGGGCCCGTCCTTCGGCGCGGCTTTCACTTCCAGGCGGCTCACCACAAAGCTGCCGTTAGACGCGCGGCCAAGGCCCTTCTTCGGGAGACTGTCGTCCGGCAACACTTCGAGCCGCAGGCCCGTGATCCGTTTGAGGTCGGTGTGCGCGACGACGGTGTAGGAATCATTGGTGGGATTGGTGCCGCCAGCCAGGATAGACTTGTCTTCGAGTTCCGCGAGCGTTGCGCCGCCGGCGGAGAGAATTCCCGTGGGATCGAGCACGGTCCAATGCACCGCTTCGTCTGCTTGCTTGTATTCCCAGGCCGCTTGCGAGGCGTCGAGTTCCGGCGTCTGGGTTTTCATGATCTTCTCCAGACGCGCCAGCTCGGATTTGTTTTTCTCCCGGCGCGCAGCTTGTTCCGGCGACGGGACGTCGAGCTGCGGTTCCTCGACGGTGTTGAAGAACGCGAAGAACTGGTAGTAATCCTTCATCGTGAAGGGATCGTATTTGTGGTTGTGGCACTGCGCGCAGGCCAGCGTGCTGCCGAGCCAAACCGATGCGGTCGTGTTCACGCGGTCCACGATCGTTTCCACGCGCGCCTCTTCTTTGTCCACCCCGCCTTCGGTGTTGAACATGGTGTTGCGGTGAAAGCCGCTCGCGATCTTCTGATTGACGGTCGCGTTCGGAAGGAGGTCGCCTGCGATTTGTTCGATTGTGAACTGATCGAACTTCATGTTCTGATTCAACGCGTCGATGACCCAGTCGCGATACAGCCACATCTGACGACCCGGATCCTTTTCGTAGCCATGGCTGTCGGCGTAGCGCGCGAGGTCCAGCCACATGCGCGCCCAATGTTCGCCGTAGTGGGGAGAGAACAGCAAGCGGTCCACAGCTTTGTCCCAGGCGTCCGGGCTGTCGTCCCCGACGAATTGATCGACTTCGGAGGCGGTGGGCGGCAAGCCCGTAAGATCAAGGCTCAGGCGACGGAACAAGACGGCCTTTTCAGCCTGACCGGAGGGAGCGAGGCCTTCCTTTTCCAATCGCGCCAGGACGAAGAAGTCGGTTCCATTGCGCGGCCAGGATTGGCTCCTTACTTCCGGAAACTTCGGACAAGTCGGCTTGCTGTAGGCCCAATGTTTAGCTTCTGCCGCACGGCCAGGAAGGGCGCCTTGGAAGGCGAGGATCAACATGCTCAGGAGGACAAATCGAATGCTGCTCTGGATCATCGGCCCAAACTATACGCCCCGGATTCCAGACCTTCCAATCAGAATTTAGGGGAACGATCCAGCGCGGCAACCCGGACTACTGGACTTTCGGCTTTTCCTACAAGAACTACTCCAACCTGCGCTGTCACACGGGCAAAACGTTCAAAGGAACTTGCGTCTGCTACATGGACGGAGAGTCTCTCATAAGCGGTTCGCCCGAGCAAGGTCCGAGTCCGCCGACTTAACCCTGTAACGTCGTAACGCTGTAACGATTCGGCTGCGGCTTGGAAGAAGGAAGGTCGGCCCACGAATCACACGAAAGCGAGGGGAGAAGGGAGTGACTTGGAGCGGCGGGTTCCTATCCGTGTTCGTCCGTGTCATCCGTGGTTAAAGTCCGCTCGGAAAGGATTGCTTCGGACGGAGTCCGTTACACGCGTTTTTTCACAGACCGGGCTGCGAAGAAGTAGCTTCGCAGCGTTTGCACAGAAAGAACAAAGGCCGTCGCGGTGACCGCGCCTTACTTGCTAATCGCCTCGTGCTCGGCAATACTTGCGCGGTGAAAACCACGGTTACGGAATTAACCGACCGGTTGCTCGCCTCTTACGCGCGGGTGGGCGGGATCAATCATTTGGACGGCAAGAATCTGCCTTCCAAGACAGCCATTGCCGGGATTGCCTCGGACTTGCTGCGCCTGCTCTTTCCGGGTTTCTTCGACGAGCGAACCATTCATTCGTCGGAACTGAAGGTCGAGATCGCGACCTTGATGGATTCGGTGCAGGGACGGTTGGAGGACGAAATCTACAAGAGCCTTGAATATCATCCGCCGGAGGAGCTCGGCACGCGGAATCTTCGCTCCGCCGCCCACGCGTTGACGATGAGCTTCCTGGAGAGCTTGCCGCGCGTGCGGGAGTTGCTCCACACGGACGCGGAGGCGGCCTACAACGGCGATCCCGCGGCGCTGAGCAAAGAGGAGATCATTGTGGCGTATCCGTTCATGGAAGCGATCGCGGTGCAGCGCATGGCGCACGAGCTTTACCTGCAACACGTCCGGTTGATTCCGCGCATCATGACCGAATGGGCGCACTCCCGCACGGGAATGGATTTGCATCCGGGCGCGCAGATCGGCTCGCATTTCTTTGTCGATCATTGCACCGGGACGGTCATCGGCGAAACCGCCATCATTGGGAATCACGTCAAGATGTATCAGGGAGTCGGCCTGGTGGCGCGTTCGCTGGCCGGTGGACAGCAATTGCGCGGGCACAAGCGTCATCCCACGATTGAAGACCACGTGACGATCTACGCGGCCGCCACGATTGTGGGCGGGGAAACGGTCATTGGCGAAGGCAGCACCATCGGCGCGAACGTTTTTCTCATGCGCAGCGTGCCCCCCAATTCATTGGTGTTCTACGAAGAGGTCAACGTCAAAGTCCTGAGCAAGCGCGAACGGGGCAAAGGAGGGACGGACTTCCAGATTTGATGATCGCGTATTTCTGGATAGGCGTGGGCAGCGCGTTGGGAGGCATGTGCCGGTTCTGGCTTTCCGGCATGATCGCGCAACGATTTGGGGAAGCGTTCCCGACCGGCACGCTTCTGGTGAACGCGTCCGGTTCCTTCCTGATGGGTCTGCTCGCCGCGTTGGGGGAACCTGAAGGGCGCCTATTCGTCCCGGCGTATGCGCGGCAATTCCTGATGATCGGGATTCTCGGAGGTTACACGACGTTTTCGTCGTTCAGTCTGCAAACTTTGAATCTGGTGCGGGAGGGCGAGTGGCTGTTCGCCACGCTGAATGTGGTGTTGTCGGTTCTGCTGTGTTTGGGCGCCGTTTGGATCGGACACACGCTGGGCCAGTTCCTGAACCCGAAGGTTTGAGATGAAGCTGCACGAGAACGGTAAACTGCTGCGGATTTACATCGGCGAAAGCG
This genomic interval from Verrucomicrobiota bacterium contains the following:
- a CDS encoding DUF1553 domain-containing protein, with translation MIQSSIRFVLLSMLILAFQGALPGRAAEAKHWAYSKPTCPKFPEVRSQSWPRNGTDFFVLARLEKEGLAPSGQAEKAVLFRRLSLDLTGLPPTASEVDQFVGDDSPDAWDKAVDRLLFSPHYGEHWARMWLDLARYADSHGYEKDPGRQMWLYRDWVIDALNQNMKFDQFTIEQIAGDLLPNATVNQKIASGFHRNTMFNTEGGVDKEEARVETIVDRVNTTASVWLGSTLACAQCHNHKYDPFTMKDYYQFFAFFNTVEEPQLDVPSPEQAARREKNKSELARLEKIMKTQTPELDASQAAWEYKQADEAVHWTVLDPTGILSAGGATLAELEDKSILAGGTNPTNDSYTVVAHTDLKRITGLRLEVLPDDSLPKKGLGRASNGSFVVSRLEVKAAPKDGPKGAEAVTFKTAGADFTQKDHSVTNLIDGKTGPGWAIDAGKDGFRIERYAVFGTEKPIGFENGSTLTVVLRHDSNFSDANLGRFRLSLTTNERPVPETILPAATLKILSVAPRERTPKQKEDLSAYYRSIAPELKETREALAQQKKIEEQLKKEIPTTLVMKEQEKPRETHIHVRGNFMSRGDKVSQGVPEILQSLPEGAPLNRLTLARWLVDPNNPLTARVIVNRIWFEYFGRGLVETVEDFGTQGTPPTHPELLDWLATQFMLSGWDLKTLHRLIVNSATYQQSSRATPELLERDPANRFYARGPRFRASAETVRDVILAASGLLKPKIGGPSVYPHQPDGIWTQIYGDEKWTISKGEDKYRRGLYTYWKRTSPYPAFMSFDAPSREYACTRRPRTNTPLQALNTLNDPAFVEAAQVLARRVTTMVGPDPARRATFAFRSCVAREPKARELERLLALYQDELARFKKDVKAAEAMAFGAEGKAVEGFDVCELAAWTVVANVLLNLDETISKG
- the crcB gene encoding fluoride efflux transporter CrcB codes for the protein MAYFWIGVGSALGGMCRFWLSGMIAQRFGEAFPTGTLLVNASGSFLMGLLAALGEPEGRLFVPAYARQFLMIGILGGYTTFSSFSLQTLNLVREGEWLFATLNVVLSVLLCLGAVWIGHTLGQFLNPKV
- a CDS encoding serine acetyltransferase, which produces MKTTVTELTDRLLASYARVGGINHLDGKNLPSKTAIAGIASDLLRLLFPGFFDERTIHSSELKVEIATLMDSVQGRLEDEIYKSLEYHPPEELGTRNLRSAAHALTMSFLESLPRVRELLHTDAEAAYNGDPAALSKEEIIVAYPFMEAIAVQRMAHELYLQHVRLIPRIMTEWAHSRTGMDLHPGAQIGSHFFVDHCTGTVIGETAIIGNHVKMYQGVGLVARSLAGGQQLRGHKRHPTIEDHVTIYAAATIVGGETVIGEGSTIGANVFLMRSVPPNSLVFYEEVNVKVLSKRERGKGGTDFQI